A genome region from Tolypothrix sp. PCC 7712 includes the following:
- a CDS encoding ABC transporter permease encodes MRGVARKAGRLRRILPVEQSLWVKFDLLRTLVRRDLEGRYKGSILGNLWPLLNQLSQLLIYTYVFSIVLKVKLTLKTLPENNFTFGLWLFAGLLPWIAFTSGLIQSANSVVTQSNLVKKVVFPLALLPLVPILSTFIESSFGLMALIFFVAISAHTLHTTLALLPLVWLTQLLLTAGLGYLTAGLTVFLRDIPQTLGVILNIWFYATPLVYPASTIPEQWRSWIFWLNPIAAIAEVYRDLILVGEVKHWGEWGVAFMVSLVVFGCGFSMYRRLRPAFADVL; translated from the coding sequence ATGCGAGGAGTTGCACGTAAAGCGGGAAGGTTGAGGCGTATTCTACCAGTAGAGCAAAGTTTATGGGTAAAGTTTGATTTACTCAGAACTTTGGTCAGAAGAGATTTAGAAGGACGATACAAAGGTTCTATTTTAGGGAATTTATGGCCTTTGCTGAATCAGCTCTCGCAATTACTAATTTACACCTATGTATTCTCCATTGTTCTCAAAGTCAAATTAACCCTGAAAACTTTACCAGAAAATAATTTTACTTTTGGCTTGTGGTTATTTGCTGGTTTACTACCTTGGATTGCGTTTACCAGCGGATTAATTCAATCTGCTAATTCCGTAGTTACACAGTCAAATTTAGTCAAAAAAGTAGTTTTTCCCTTAGCTTTATTACCCTTAGTGCCAATTTTATCAACATTTATTGAAAGTTCTTTTGGCTTAATGGCATTGATTTTTTTTGTCGCCATCAGTGCCCATACTTTACATACTACTTTGGCGCTGTTACCCTTGGTCTGGTTAACACAATTATTGCTCACAGCCGGATTAGGTTATTTGACAGCAGGACTCACAGTGTTTCTGCGCGATATTCCTCAGACTTTAGGGGTAATCTTAAATATCTGGTTTTATGCAACACCGCTTGTCTATCCCGCATCTACTATTCCTGAACAATGGCGCAGTTGGATATTTTGGTTAAATCCCATAGCTGCGATCGCAGAAGTATATCGTGATTTAATTTTAGTCGGGGAGGTAAAACACTGGGGTGAATGGGGAGTGGCTTTTATGGTTTCCTTGGTGGTATTTGGTTGTGGGTTTTCCATGTATAGAAGGTTGCGTCCTGCCTTTGCTGATGTGTTATAA
- a CDS encoding class I SAM-dependent methyltransferase, producing the protein MSSVNNLKDLLNNAELKAQPRTKWPGNLNFFPFNLSLRFQNFILKCINFLFKDQREVNLNLIMALRESVALNQQLTEEIATLRNQIDEYIDKNNNRIQNIDKQLASVDTHIKKLQDELIINDSYLKNDLIQQKRLIEMFLEESKKRLPEPFTQEQLQTFVNEEPNLLDAFYVAFEDQFRGQREEILNRLKVYLPLIVETKIGNPDFPILDVGCGRGEWLELLQESGYTARGLDINKVMVEQSRSRGFDVIEADVMLYLQSLPDHTLGAVTGFHIIEHLTFPILMKFFSEVARTLKPGGLAIFETPNPQNVLVGSCNFYFDPTHHHPLPSPLIKFMLEIQGLSQVRVIDLHPYPDTYKVSGGELAEKFNNYFYGPQDYAVVGYKL; encoded by the coding sequence ATGTCATCAGTTAATAATTTAAAAGACTTATTAAATAATGCAGAACTGAAAGCGCAACCGCGTACAAAGTGGCCTGGTAATTTAAATTTCTTTCCTTTTAATTTAAGCTTAAGATTTCAAAATTTTATTTTAAAATGTATCAACTTTCTCTTTAAAGACCAAAGAGAAGTAAACTTGAATTTAATTATGGCTTTGCGAGAATCTGTAGCTCTCAATCAACAACTAACAGAAGAAATAGCTACTTTAAGGAACCAGATAGATGAATACATAGATAAAAATAATAACCGTATACAAAATATAGATAAACAATTAGCATCTGTAGATACTCACATTAAAAAACTGCAAGATGAATTGATTATTAATGACAGTTACCTCAAAAATGACTTAATCCAACAGAAGCGTTTAATTGAAATGTTTTTAGAAGAATCAAAAAAACGCTTACCAGAACCTTTCACTCAAGAACAACTACAGACATTTGTGAATGAAGAACCAAATTTATTAGATGCGTTCTATGTAGCTTTTGAAGACCAATTTCGTGGTCAGCGAGAGGAGATTCTTAATCGCTTAAAAGTTTATTTACCCTTGATTGTAGAAACGAAGATTGGTAACCCAGACTTTCCGATTTTAGATGTAGGTTGTGGACGCGGTGAATGGTTAGAGTTATTGCAAGAGTCCGGATATACAGCTAGAGGACTTGATATTAATAAGGTAATGGTAGAACAATCTCGTTCTAGAGGATTTGATGTCATAGAAGCAGATGTCATGCTTTATTTGCAATCTCTCCCAGATCATACTTTAGGTGCTGTCACTGGTTTTCATATCATCGAGCATTTAACTTTTCCCATATTAATGAAATTTTTTAGTGAAGTAGCCAGAACACTTAAACCTGGGGGACTAGCTATTTTTGAAACCCCTAATCCTCAAAATGTTCTAGTTGGTAGTTGTAACTTTTATTTTGACCCGACTCATCATCATCCATTACCTAGTCCATTGATTAAATTTATGCTGGAGATTCAGGGTTTATCTCAAGTCAGAGTTATAGACCTGCATCCTTATCCAGACACTTATAAAGTCAGTGGTGGTGAGCTAGCTGAAAAATTCAATAATTATTTTTATGGGCCACAAGATTATGCAGTAGTAGGATACAAACTATAA
- a CDS encoding class I SAM-dependent methyltransferase → MFDEIIQQARQTEYDFRQTANPDDPLGHLFNEWFEYYKLKWAIAHVLKPSTILEIGVRYGYSAAAFLHGTPSAKYVGIDLDTDSYGGVKGAINWAKTITQQFHTEYIIADTQAMNRLPGDLYDLIHVDGQQDGNGSFHDLELAIKQSRYVLVDGYLWTRQNFMAVSDFLFTNSDLLDWYGVIPGYAGDLLIKVSPNYLNQFHQNINLQVTSSTDIRNTYTKEYYTEDCGGFDAYKIYQGKKLEDPRLKAVATIASLKKSGKVLDIACGRGELTYHFAKQGFYVTAIDYAQSAIELAQKCFIGEEDLKNNVDFLCENICDLSFPKSYDLAVASDVIEHLSFAEVELLYSKISQAINPDGLFIIHTFPNLWYYQYEYKRKRRIAASVGAYLPVQPRTRYEMLMHINEQSPRVLKKQLARHFAHVLVWFGEPTNPGGSLVNKYSIQELRSATSLFAIAAHKPINQSELKQRLQMHPLPHQVAEKLKLIVKDCPQNVVIGSDFEVSVDLINHSQFIFNSFLPHPVHLSYHWMNEQGTNNIIFDGERTAIFPPLDPTSQNSYKVKIKIPQEKGNYLLRLTLVQENVRWFDQEPINLKQDIPITINLKAH, encoded by the coding sequence ATGTTTGATGAGATAATTCAGCAGGCAAGACAGACAGAATATGACTTTCGACAAACCGCCAATCCAGATGATCCACTGGGACATCTGTTTAACGAATGGTTTGAATACTACAAATTAAAGTGGGCGATCGCTCATGTTCTCAAACCCTCTACAATCCTAGAAATCGGAGTACGTTATGGCTACTCCGCCGCTGCGTTTCTTCATGGAACTCCATCTGCCAAGTATGTTGGTATCGATTTAGATACAGATTCCTATGGAGGTGTTAAGGGTGCAATTAACTGGGCAAAAACTATTACTCAGCAATTTCATACAGAATATATTATTGCTGATACACAGGCTATGAACCGCTTGCCTGGAGATTTATACGATCTGATTCATGTTGATGGACAACAAGATGGCAATGGTTCCTTTCATGATTTAGAACTTGCAATTAAGCAGTCACGTTATGTTCTGGTAGATGGATATCTCTGGACAAGACAAAATTTTATGGCAGTTAGTGATTTTTTATTCACTAACTCTGATTTACTAGATTGGTACGGTGTCATACCAGGTTATGCTGGAGATTTATTAATCAAAGTTTCTCCTAATTATTTAAATCAATTTCATCAAAATATTAATCTTCAAGTTACATCTAGTACAGATATTCGTAATACTTATACCAAGGAATATTATACAGAAGATTGCGGTGGGTTTGATGCATACAAAATATATCAAGGTAAAAAATTAGAAGACCCTAGATTAAAAGCAGTTGCCACTATCGCTAGTTTAAAAAAATCAGGCAAAGTCTTAGATATTGCTTGTGGTAGAGGCGAATTAACCTATCATTTTGCCAAGCAAGGGTTTTATGTAACAGCGATTGACTATGCTCAAAGTGCTATTGAATTAGCACAAAAGTGTTTTATAGGTGAAGAGGATTTAAAAAATAATGTAGATTTTTTATGTGAAAATATATGTGATTTATCCTTTCCCAAATCCTATGATTTAGCAGTAGCATCTGATGTGATTGAACACCTATCATTTGCAGAAGTAGAGTTACTATACAGCAAAATTTCTCAAGCCATCAATCCAGATGGTTTGTTTATCATACATACATTTCCTAACCTTTGGTACTACCAGTATGAGTACAAAAGAAAAAGAAGGATTGCCGCATCTGTAGGTGCATATTTACCAGTGCAGCCACGTACTAGGTATGAAATGTTAATGCACATTAATGAACAGTCACCCCGGGTATTGAAAAAGCAACTAGCTAGGCACTTTGCACATGTACTAGTTTGGTTTGGTGAGCCAACTAACCCCGGAGGTAGCCTGGTAAATAAATATTCAATACAAGAACTTCGTTCTGCAACTAGTTTATTTGCTATTGCTGCTCATAAACCCATAAATCAGAGTGAGTTAAAGCAAAGGCTACAAATGCATCCTTTACCGCATCAGGTTGCCGAAAAATTAAAATTAATTGTAAAAGATTGTCCTCAAAATGTAGTTATCGGCAGTGACTTTGAAGTATCTGTAGACTTAATTAATCATAGTCAATTTATCTTCAATAGCTTTCTCCCTCACCCAGTTCACCTTAGTTATCATTGGATGAATGAGCAAGGCACCAATAATATTATATTTGATGGAGAGAGAACAGCAATCTTTCCACCACTAGACCCAACATCACAAAACTCATACAAAGTAAAAATTAAAATCCCTCAGGAAAAGGGTAATTATCTGCTCAGACTTACTCTTGTGCAAGAAAATGTGCGCTGGTTCGATCAAGAACCGATAAATTTAAAACAAGATATTCCAATAACAATAAATTTAAAAGCTCATTAA
- a CDS encoding glycosyltransferase family 4 protein: protein MSEIQSSLRIAIDLTPLRVGGANGGAKVLILTLIKQFQKLAPHHHFVLLTAPWNHSEIKEYETHNTECLLIPNLTETPKQPKARLLSKLIQKIRNKISIKLIDSLNQSTLLTKHNINLLFCPFSAPTYAEKGIPVVAIAYDLQHLDYKFFFTPQEQQHRTKFIAELLRKSQKIICISDFTRQSFIKYFQTPSEKFAVIPISIHERLTKLNENIVKENLINLGLAERKYIFYPANYWPHKNHRMLLTAYGIYKKHLPDGLDLVFTGALEDEQNQLKEILKVMGLSKNVKFLGYLNEEALTSVWQGCECLVFPSLYEGFGIPVLEAMAFGKPVLSSNAASLPEVGGDAVIYFDPRKPDEIASCLLSISSNSLLIEELVNQGYQRLKLFDGQKMADEYLNIFETVALNHPTSIQTSISGIYDDGWSAPEFSISIEPGSPGRTLEILLETPAFFPAAKARITLQTKGKKSCYTCIRAASQKIVWPVSSTGEEITVQILPSFQPSQLNLNSDQRQLGVMVRDCRLKLADGESISILALESVV from the coding sequence ATGAGTGAAATACAATCATCTTTAAGGATTGCCATAGACCTCACTCCTTTAAGAGTTGGAGGAGCAAATGGAGGAGCAAAAGTTTTAATTTTAACCCTAATTAAACAATTTCAAAAATTAGCTCCTCATCATCATTTTGTACTTTTGACAGCACCTTGGAATCACTCAGAAATCAAGGAATACGAAACTCACAATACAGAATGTCTGTTAATTCCTAATTTAACTGAAACTCCAAAACAACCTAAAGCAAGATTATTATCAAAACTGATTCAGAAAATACGGAATAAAATTAGCATCAAGCTAATTGACTCCCTTAATCAGAGTACATTACTTACAAAACATAATATTAATTTACTTTTTTGCCCTTTCTCTGCACCAACTTATGCTGAAAAGGGTATACCAGTAGTAGCCATTGCTTATGATTTACAACATCTAGACTACAAATTTTTCTTTACCCCTCAAGAACAACAACACCGCACAAAATTTATCGCCGAACTCCTCAGAAAATCGCAGAAAATAATCTGTATTTCAGATTTTACACGTCAATCTTTTATTAAATACTTTCAAACTCCTTCAGAAAAATTTGCTGTTATCCCGATTTCTATTCATGAGCGGTTAACTAAACTCAATGAAAACATTGTCAAAGAAAATCTGATAAATCTAGGTTTGGCAGAAAGAAAATATATTTTCTACCCAGCCAACTATTGGCCGCATAAAAACCATCGTATGCTATTAACAGCCTATGGAATATATAAAAAACATTTACCAGATGGATTAGATTTAGTATTTACAGGAGCCTTAGAAGATGAACAAAACCAATTAAAAGAAATACTCAAAGTCATGGGGCTGAGTAAAAATGTCAAATTTTTGGGTTATTTGAATGAAGAAGCATTGACATCTGTTTGGCAAGGTTGTGAATGCTTAGTTTTTCCTTCATTATATGAAGGATTTGGTATTCCTGTTTTAGAAGCTATGGCATTTGGTAAACCAGTATTATCTAGTAATGCTGCCAGTTTACCAGAAGTAGGAGGAGATGCAGTTATCTATTTCGATCCTCGCAAACCCGATGAAATAGCATCATGCTTGCTCAGTATTAGTAGCAATTCACTATTAATTGAAGAGCTAGTTAATCAAGGATATCAAAGGTTAAAGCTATTTGATGGGCAAAAAATGGCTGATGAGTATCTCAATATATTTGAGACAGTAGCCCTAAATCATCCAACATCAATTCAAACATCGATTTCTGGTATTTATGATGATGGTTGGTCTGCACCTGAGTTTTCTATTTCTATAGAACCGGGTTCTCCAGGGCGAACTCTAGAGATTTTGTTGGAGACTCCCGCATTTTTTCCAGCTGCAAAAGCAAGGATAACGTTACAAACAAAAGGTAAAAAGTCATGCTATACCTGCATTCGAGCTGCATCACAGAAGATTGTTTGGCCAGTTTCATCTACAGGGGAAGAAATTACTGTGCAGATTTTGCCTAGTTTTCAGCCTAGTCAACTTAACCTTAACTCAGATCAGCGCCAACTTGGGGTAATGGTACGTGATTGCCGTCTCAAGTTAGCTGATGGCGAATCTATTTCAATTCTTGCTTTAGAGAGTGTGGTGTGA
- a CDS encoding glycosyltransferase family 2 protein yields MNLKFSVITPSFCQGRFIERTIQSVLSQKSSDIEIEYIICDAGSTDETIEILQHYHEDLRWISEPDNGQADAVNKGIALTTGEIIAWINSDDIYYPGTFEVIQEIFASNPDIQIIYGDADHIDEQDVFMEAYPTEPWNYQRLIDTCFLCQPAVFFRRHLVDKYGNLDASLKYCMDYELWLRYGQHIPFYYLPRKLAGSRLYKDNKTLGQRIAVHYEINNMMHSKFRSVPDKWIFAYAHVKVEETLKLDRSDPIQNFKFVQAVIYNSLWSFYQWKKFISLKVSAKMVWWVIAANIFLFKNLSLLFKRL; encoded by the coding sequence GTGAACTTAAAATTTAGCGTTATTACACCTTCTTTTTGTCAAGGTCGTTTTATAGAGAGAACTATACAAAGTGTACTCTCTCAAAAATCTTCAGATATAGAAATTGAGTACATCATCTGTGATGCTGGTAGTACAGATGAGACTATAGAAATTTTGCAGCATTATCATGAGGATCTACGCTGGATATCAGAACCCGATAATGGACAAGCTGATGCAGTCAATAAAGGTATTGCGCTCACAACAGGTGAGATAATTGCCTGGATTAATTCTGATGATATCTATTATCCTGGAACGTTTGAGGTTATTCAAGAAATTTTCGCATCAAATCCCGATATACAAATCATATATGGTGATGCTGACCATATTGATGAACAAGATGTATTTATGGAAGCCTATCCAACAGAACCTTGGAATTACCAACGTCTAATTGATACTTGCTTTCTCTGTCAACCAGCTGTATTCTTTCGCCGCCATCTAGTTGATAAATATGGAAACTTAGATGCTTCTCTCAAGTACTGTATGGACTATGAATTGTGGCTTCGCTATGGTCAACATATCCCATTTTATTACCTACCTCGTAAGCTGGCTGGTTCGCGCCTCTATAAAGACAATAAGACACTTGGTCAGCGAATAGCAGTTCATTATGAAATAAATAATATGATGCATTCCAAATTTAGGAGTGTACCAGATAAATGGATTTTCGCTTATGCCCATGTGAAGGTAGAAGAAACTTTAAAGTTAGATAGAAGCGACCCTATTCAAAATTTTAAATTTGTTCAGGCAGTAATTTATAACAGCTTATGGTCATTTTATCAATGGAAAAAGTTTAT
- a CDS encoding ABC transporter ATP-binding protein, which yields MGDEIAISLKNVSKCYKRYARPIDRLKEILIPKSIHSQEFWALQDINLELYQGETLGIIGQNGSGKSTLLQIIARTLTPTIGEVIVNGRVSALLELGSGFNPEFTGRQNVFFNGQILGLNKEEIEHKFIEIEKFADIGSFIDQPVKTYSSGMFVRLAFAVAVNVNPEILIVDEALAVGDIYFQQKCYERIRNLRDIGTTLLFVSHDSTAVHKLCSRALLLETGKLILDAKPKQVIDLYEAKLLQKNDVQPDAVKIDIISEDGGHKLVNESSLTSAVDEVVINAPDVSIKFIRFLDEQGEEILVAISDQLLQLSIGILFLKSYADPHIGFKIREKTGEVIFETNTWCMGKSIGRVDSSTLVEICFRFYVPLMEGEYTITFGIADGVIGESTFERTLLYAHNVSVLKVLKNTNSIRWSGIVNLSPTVSIDKQTYV from the coding sequence ATGGGTGATGAGATTGCAATTTCGCTCAAAAATGTCTCAAAATGCTATAAGCGTTATGCTCGTCCTATAGATCGGCTCAAAGAAATTTTAATACCGAAAAGCATTCATTCTCAAGAGTTCTGGGCGTTACAAGATATTAACCTAGAACTTTATCAAGGTGAAACTTTAGGAATTATCGGACAAAATGGCTCTGGTAAAAGTACGTTATTACAGATTATTGCTAGAACGCTCACACCAACTATAGGAGAAGTAATAGTAAATGGGCGAGTTTCTGCTTTGTTGGAATTAGGTAGCGGCTTTAATCCAGAATTTACAGGACGACAAAATGTATTTTTTAATGGTCAAATTCTGGGTTTAAATAAAGAAGAAATAGAACATAAATTTATTGAAATAGAAAAATTTGCTGATATTGGTAGTTTTATCGACCAGCCAGTGAAAACCTATTCCAGTGGGATGTTTGTCAGGCTCGCATTTGCTGTAGCCGTGAATGTTAATCCCGAAATTCTCATAGTAGATGAAGCGCTGGCCGTGGGAGATATTTATTTCCAACAAAAATGTTATGAGCGCATTAGAAACTTGAGAGATATCGGTACAACTCTGTTATTTGTTTCCCATGATTCGACTGCTGTACATAAACTCTGTAGTAGAGCCTTGTTATTAGAAACAGGTAAATTAATCTTAGATGCCAAACCCAAGCAAGTAATTGATTTATATGAAGCTAAACTTCTGCAAAAAAATGATGTGCAACCAGATGCAGTCAAAATAGATATTATCTCAGAAGATGGCGGACATAAGTTAGTTAATGAATCTTCCTTAACAAGTGCTGTTGATGAAGTAGTAATTAATGCTCCAGATGTTAGTATAAAGTTTATCAGATTCTTAGATGAGCAAGGAGAAGAAATATTAGTAGCTATTAGCGACCAATTATTGCAATTATCTATAGGAATTTTATTTCTTAAATCCTATGCAGATCCACATATCGGATTTAAAATCCGAGAGAAGACAGGTGAGGTAATCTTTGAAACCAATACCTGGTGTATGGGGAAAAGCATCGGTCGAGTAGATAGTAGTACTTTAGTAGAAATTTGCTTCCGTTTTTATGTACCTTTAATGGAGGGAGAATACACAATTACATTTGGTATTGCTGATGGTGTCATAGGAGAAAGTACTTTTGAACGTACTTTGCTTTATGCTCATAATGTTTCCGTATTAAAAGTTTTAAAAAATACAAATTCTATACGTTGGTCAGGTATTGTAAATCTTTCACCCACAGTTTCTATTGATAAGCAGACTTATGTTTGA